The following nucleotide sequence is from Acinonyx jubatus isolate Ajub_Pintada_27869175 chromosome E3, VMU_Ajub_asm_v1.0, whole genome shotgun sequence.
GCCAGAAGACAGACTGAGCCAGGCTCTGGGAAGGCAGCGGCCAGGGGCCTGGGATGAAGTCCAACACCACCCTCCTCGGCAGCCTTGTCTGATGCTGCGTAGGAacagtgggggcaggaggggggagaggaggccgCGGGGCCACcagaggcttcccagaggaggtgccCTGGAGTGGGAGGGAGTGCGCAGAAAATCCCAGGCTCCCGGCTCTGCGTCTGGTGGTGCCAGGTATGAATCTGCTCTGGCGCTCAGCGGGTGAGTGGCAAGGCCTCTCAGAGCCTTATGTCCCTATAACGGAAGTGGGCGTAACAGCAGCTGTGAGGGGTTGAGACAGCGCGGGATGGGCACCCGGCCCACCGTGGGCGCTCAGGCCCGGGTCTGTGGCtgcagtttgggggggggggggcggtgcgggaTGAGAATGactgggccagagagagaggaggaggtgccccggtgaggtgggggaggggagaggcatggCCCAGGCGGCAGCCCGGGGAATGAGACCGGGAGCTCGGGAGCTCGGGGCGAGGCCGGCGGGGCCTGGCGGGGGGCGGGCGGCCGTGGGGACTGGTCGGCGGGAGGGGCCTGGCAGGGCCCGGCGGGGTGGCCGTCCCTGAGCgcggctccccccacccccacccccacccccggccgccAGGTGGGACTCCCCGAGGACACGGTGAAGCGCTGCGTGCAGCAGCTGGGGCTGGCGCTGGACTTCATGCACGGGCGGCAGCTGGTGCACCGCGACATCAAGCCCGAGAACGTGCTGCTGTTCGACCGCGAGTGCCGCCGCGTGAAGCTGGCCGACTTCGGCATGACGCGCCGCGTGGGCTGCCGCGTGAAGCGGGTCAGCGGCACCATCCCGTACACGGCGCCCGAGGTGTGCCAGGCGGGCCGCGCCGACGGCTTCGCGGTGGACACGGGCGTGGACGTGTGGGCCTTCGGCGTGCTCATCTTCTGCGTGCTCACCGGCAACTTCCCGTGGGAGGCGGCGTCGGGCGCGGACGCCTTCTTCGAGGAGTTCGTGCGCTGGCAGCGGGGCCGCCTGCCCGGGCTGCCGTCGCAGTGGCGCCGCTTCACCGAGCCCGCGCTGCGCATGTTCCAGCGCCTGCTGGCCCTGGAGCCCGAGCGCCGCGGGCCGGCCAAGGAGGTCTTCCGCTTCCTCAAGCACGAGCTCACGTCCGAGCTGCGGCGCCGGCCCTCGCACCGCGCGCGCAAGCCCGCCGGGGaccgcccgcccgccgccgggCCGCTGCGCCTCGAGGCGCCCGGGCCGCTCAAGCGGACGGTGCTGACCGAGAGCGGCAGCGGCTCCCGGCCCGCGCCCCCCGCCGTCGGGCCCGCGCCCGTGCCCGTGCCCGTGCCGGCGCCCGTGCCCGAGGCCGGCCTGGCGCCCCCGGGCCCCCCCGGCAGGACCGACGGCCGCCCGGACAAGAGCAAAGGGCAGGTGGTGCTGGCCACGGCCATCGAGATCTGCGTCTGagccgcccccgccgccctcgGGCCGGGGCGCCGCGCTCGCACCGGGCCGGGCCGCCGGGAGCCGCCCCGGGCCCGCGCCAAAACGGGGGGCTTGGCGGCGGCCGCGGCAAATCCGACCAGCCCCCGCGGCGGCAGGAGGGAGTAGCGGTAGGCTAGGCGGGACGGCGGGCCCCCGCGGCGGGCCGCCGAGGTAGCCACCGAAAGACCTCTCGCCCCGCCTGTGGGGCAGGGACTTGGCCCACAGGAGCCGAGCCCCACAGACCCGAGGATTCAGAGgcgcccctcccccggcccccgaCACCAGGAGCAAGGGAGCTTGCGGGCAGACTCCCCCACACCGCCCCGAACCCTGGAACCCTGCCTAGTTGCTCCTGGCCCTTTGCACCCCCTGGCAGATCGTCCCGCAGTCCCACCCCTGGTCCTGCCCTCCTGGCCACCCTACCCTGCGCCACCACGCCCCCGGGCACATAAGGGGACTGAAGTgttggggcagagaaggggagtaGGGCCCCCGGACACTGGCTGCGGgcggggtcggggtggggggggaggcgaTGCGCTGAGGGCAGGGGCGTTGCTCACCTGCGTCCTGCCCCTTTCCCGGGAGGCTGGAGGGAAGAGGCCAAAAGCCCCCGGCAAAATGTAGCAAATGTCTGGATGCTgcaaaagtgtgtgtgtacaGGCACGGACCCGAAGAATCTAGTGACTCCCACACAACCCGTTCCCCGGATGAGGACACTGAGCACAGGAGGAGGGCAACTGGCCTGGAGCCGCACAGCCCCTGAGAGGTGGCGCTCTCGaagccctccccctcctcccaggcgAGCGTCCCACTCCCTCGTGACTGACGGGCTGCCGGGGCGGGGCCTcagctgccctcctccccccgccccccaccgcatCCCTAAGGCGAAGGGAGTGAGCGCCGAGCCTAGGGCCGGCCCAGCTCCCCCTGCCGGCCGCACCTGCCCAGGCCCGAGAACCCCAGATCCTAGGTCCCAGCTCCCCGAGCCCAGACCCGGTGGCCTGGGCTGCTGGCAGGCGGCGAGGTGATTCGTGCCAGGAATACCCCCGGGTTTCTGCCGGAGACCAGCATGTCAGCCTGGGGTTGCCCCCATCCCCGCGTCCCCCAGGTTCCCGGTCCTGGAGTATGCCGCTGTGGGCGTGAGAATGGGGGTCCGTGGAAACAGGAGgggggtgagtgtgtgtgagtaggCGTGCGTGCGGTGTGTGAGTAGAGTGGACGTGTACGCGTGCAGTCCTGTGTGTTCGGTGATTGCATCCAGACGCCTCTGGAGACCACTCTGCCCCAGGACCCTCCCCAGGCAGCTGCCAGAGGGCGTCCAGGCCTGTGCTTCACCCGCCCCTCAGGGAATCTGGCAGGGAGGCACCTGCGGGCTGGTTCCAGCCCCCAGGCAGCAAAACAGGCCCCCCAGCTCACCCAGTGTTCCCCCATGACCCCTGCCATCTCTGGAGGCCTGGGACCCCGCAATAACCTCTACAGGGGTGAGGCTGCTCCTTCTGCCTGACCGTGTCCCGTCCACCAGCCCGGGGCGCACCCGCCAGGGTCCCACTGGGGTTCTAGGCCATCTGAGGGGGCTCTCTGATGAGCCGGGCTGGCCAGGGAGGGCCTGACCACCCTCTGGCCTGGAGCCCCCACCTCTCCACTCATCCCTCATTCCCATCGCGCAAAAGGGCTATAGGTCCCCCTGCCCTGCCTAGGTCCAGTTTACAAACTGCGGttgccccagggcctggccccgCTCTCCTCGGTGCGCCCGCCCTCCTCGAGACCCATCTCTCCAGTGGGCACTGGGGCCCTCCACACGCCAGGTAAGTAGCAAACCCTCCTCCCACCACGGGCCAAGTTTCAGAGAAGGCCCCCCGTCACTGCCCCTGGCCCACCTGGAGCCCATCCGGGCCACCTCTCTCTCCCAGCCGCGACTTCTCCTTTTGCCTTAGGCCTCTCGACACCCCATCTCTCCTGCAATAACAAGGAAGCAAGATTCCAAGTAGATGTCCCTCgctgtgtgccctctctctctctctctctctctctttctctgttaagATCCTCTTTGGGAGTTTCTCCCTCGTCGTAGTATCTAGAATGTTAGACTCCGGAAGGGGACCGTAGTTATGTAGCCCAGCCCCTGTTtgcggaggcacagagaggggcagCGATGGCCCCACGCAGGAGCAGGGCCGAAGAAGCCCGGCCTGCTCCGTGCCCGCCGGGGCCCTGTGCTGCCACCTGCTAGTTGGGTTGGGACCCCTCGCCCCTTAGGAGAGGCGTTGGTCACAGATGTTTACCTCAGTTTCTGTCACTGTCGaagaaacaaatagcaaaaaatTAATAACACCGTAGACACGCAGACTTAGAAGacgaaaaacacacaaaagatcTTCCCTTGGCGATTCTTctgtgaaggtgtgtgtgtgtgtgtgtgtgtgtgtgagcgtgtccATCCCATCCCGGGCAGGCTGGGTCATCCCCGGTCTCTGTCATAGCCCCTGTGCCTCCATACTGCCCCTGTCCTTCGGTGCTTCCCAGAGGCCCCTCTGAGCTGGCCTGTGGGGTGTGGGGAGCCCCCTGGGCAGGAGGCGGGGCCGCAGGTTAGCTAGAGCCCCACTGAGCAGAGCCCCACGGCTGCCACTGCTCCCTGAGCCCGTGCTGTGGCCGGTGGGACAGTCCTGGTGGCTAGCATCAACATCCAagcctggctcagggcctgggcagaatcccagcccctcctgtcttgccacccccccccccaccatgtgttTGTAAATATTCTGGCATCCTTTGGCCCTGAGAaggtttttaaatgtgttatttacTTCTCTAATCATGACAATtgctataaaataaacaaaagcctaGAAAAATTACCACTGGGTGGCTGTCTTGTCTCAGAAACGGACGGAGTAGGGAGAGGGCACACAGAATTACTCTTGAACTACAAACTCGACAGATGttctgagtgggggaaggggtgtcTGCAGAGTCTGAGGGCAACTGCTTCAGGCCTCCTGGGGCCTCTCAGGCCTGGAGCAGGTCCGGGCCAGGGCTTGAAGGCGACGGGAACAGGGACCGGGgtctgggagggaaggggcagggagttGTCCCCGGCCTGGCGTCCGCCTTCAGCTCGGAGCCCTTCAGACCGGGCAGAAAATAGAAGCGAAAGCCCAGAGGAACAGAGCAGGCTGCTTTCACCCAGCCACCACCCAGCAAATGTTTACCGGGCACCTTCTGTGTCCCGGGCTTCCTCCTAGGAACCCgggatacagcagtgagcagGACAGATGGCGTCCTTGTCCTCAGGCAGCCAGCGATGGAGTCGTGGAGACAGACATGACCCACATAGAAGGCTGGGTGCTGGGCAAGTACGTAACTGAGAAGCTCATCAAGGTTGGGGGTGTCGGGAGCCCACTGAAGACGGAAACCAGAGCGTTCAGAGTTCTCTGGGCAGTGGGGCACGGCCGGGTAGTCCTTAGGGTGGCCTCCGAagtcccaccccatcccctctcccctcccctgtgctgcCTCCCAGCCACACTGGCTCTTGGGACGGCCCAGCATGCTCTCCCCTCAGGGCCTGTACCTGAGTAGATTTGGGGACTCTCCCAAATCTCCCCccagagccccctccctcccttccttcaggtCCCTGCTCAAATATCAAGGGATCAGAGGAAACCGCCTGGGCCAGGAGCCCCTTACCCTGCTCATGACACGCTGAGTACCCACCACGGCTCACGATAGCGTGTTCTCTGCCCACTAGAACGGAAGTTCCACAAGAACGGAGTCAGTGTTTGGCAAACTGCTATCCTTTCTCCACCCCCGATGCCTAGCGGCACAGGACAGACACTCCCCAGCGATCCGTCAGCTTCATGAATGAATGCCCAATACTGTTTTAGGGGCCGAGGATCCAGCAATGAATAAGACCAACGATCCCTATGCCCTGAAGCTTACTTGCTGAAGAGGAAACTAGACATCCACTAGATTACGTAattatacatgtaaaaaaaatagagaggaaaaaccgtaagaaaagagaaaaatctactCCGACTAGATCACAGGGGTAAGAGCTCATACCCAAGAATTTTAGCTAGGATATGTTAAAGGAAAACCCTGCCGTTTCAAAACATCTGCCGCTTCCCTGCAATGGTAAGGGTGGATACCTAGGGGCTTAACAGAACACTTTAAAATGGATCATTAAGGGGTGGAGGGGAAGTCTACAAATGCCAGCAGTGGCCCTGTTTCCCCGCTGGGTCGGTGTACGAATATCACCTTCTAACTGCCCTAGTGTCAGAGAAGTGCCGGGACTTACCACTAGGGGGCCTCGGTTTTCTGCCGCTGTTGCTTCGTCCTGCTGCTTAGCATCACTGATGCACCCCTGTGTCAAGGCCACAGGGGCTTGGCCAGAAGGGTTTCCAGCGTCTCCCACACTCTATCTTAAGACAAACCCCTGCAACCCTTTCCATGCAGGGTGGGTAACGTccccttgatcatggtgagttCCTTCTCAAGGGCCCTTGGTGTCTTCTCCCGCCCATAGTCTTCAGGTTAGACTCAGTCCATCAGAAAGGTTCCAGTAACATTGAACTTCAGGAGGGTAGGGCttatgggagcgcctgggtggctcagtcggttgagcgtctgacttccgctcgggtcgtgatctcgcagttcatgggttcgagccccatgccgggctctgtgctgacagctcggagcctggagcctgcttcggattctgtgtctccctctctctgcccctcccctgctcacactgtgtctctctatctctctgaaaggtaaataaagattttcaaacaattttgtattttaaagaagggaaaggaTTTTGTTCTCGATTGCGTTTTTTCCCAACATGCCCCTTAACTGCTATGCAAGCTTCCCCAGCTACCGGCCAGTGACTGCTAAGCATGCCAACACAAGTACCAGAAGGATAGCCTCAGCGTCCCATCATCCCCTTCACGCGATGCCCACTCAGCTTGCTTAAGTCACTGAGCGACAGAGTCTCCAAACAACATCTCTCTCGCTGCCTGGTTTCGGGTGGAAATGTGGGCGAAAGAAAAGTAATTGAGAGTTATTTACCGGCAGTTGAGGGGGAGGAAAATGTTCATCACCCAGCCTTGGTTTTTGGATCTTTGAGGGCAATGGAGAAATTCAGGGGTTTTCCTTTGGAGCCAAAGAAGGGCAGAAGAGACTGGCGACTCCAGAGACCAAGAGCGTACGGGGACAGCCAAAGAAGTAGgccacatggggcgcctgggtggctcagtcggttaagcggccgacttcggctcaggtcatgatctcgcggtccgtgagtttgagccccgcgtcgggctctgtgctgaccgctcagagcctggagcctgtttcagattctgtgtctccctctctctgaccctcccctgttcatgctctctctctgtctcaaaaataaataaacgttaaaaaaaaattttttttaagtaggccacGTAATTAACAATACCGTATCGTATACTCAAAATTTGCCCAGAGCGCAtgtcttaagtgttctcaccacacacacacacacacacactgtgaggCGATACGTATATTAgcttgtggtgatcatttcacaatgtatacatatttcaaaACCTGAAGTCATACATTTTAAGCATGTACaggttttatttgtcaattatacctcagcttagctaataataataataataataataaagaagtagGCTGGTCATGACCCGACTCAGGAGACCGTGAGCCCTGACTTGGAGATCCTCAGGGAGATCATGGAGGGGCCCGGTTGTCCTTAACAGGTGGTAACGGGGCTCgagtcattctattttttttaaggtaaaccactttctttctttctttttttttaagtttacttattttaagagagaaagcacgcatgcactggaggggcagagagagagaagagagagagagaatcccaagcaggacctgaGCTCTCAAGCGCAGAGGCCGActcaggactcgatctcacgaattgtgagatcatgccctgagccaaaatcaagtcggaggcttaaccgagggagccacccaggtgcccttcaggtCGTTCTATTTTGATGTTAAAGGAAAACACAGGGTGCTGAAGAAGGGGGAGGGTTTGGGGTCTATTTAATTATAGCTGTGATAATGACCTTGGGATACTGGAATAGTATAAAAGGTAGTGGACAGCTATTTTTGCCTGTTCAGCACCCACTCACCCCCCCTTTTGGTTGACAGCACCTCAAATTTTCCTTCCACGTTCTTGATCCATATGGTTCAGGCTGGTTCCCCCCGTTGGCCCCATGGGGTGGCCACATGCCCCAGGTCTGGTCAACCAGCACG
It contains:
- the SBK1 gene encoding serine/threonine-protein kinase SBK1; translation: MSVGCPEPEPPRSLPCCGPGTAPGLGAGVPLLTEDMQALTLRTLAASDVTKHYELVRELGKGTYGKVDLVAYKGTGTKMALKFVNKNKTKLKNFLREVSITSSLSSSPFIIKVFDVVFETEDCYVFAQEYAPAGDLFDIIPPQVGLPEDTVKRCVQQLGLALDFMHGRQLVHRDIKPENVLLFDRECRRVKLADFGMTRRVGCRVKRVSGTIPYTAPEVCQAGRADGFAVDTGVDVWAFGVLIFCVLTGNFPWEAASGADAFFEEFVRWQRGRLPGLPSQWRRFTEPALRMFQRLLALEPERRGPAKEVFRFLKHELTSELRRRPSHRARKPAGDRPPAAGPLRLEAPGPLKRTVLTESGSGSRPAPPAVGPAPVPVPVPAPVPEAGLAPPGPPGRTDGRPDKSKGQVVLATAIEICV